From the genome of Scytonema hofmannii PCC 7110, one region includes:
- a CDS encoding DUF4384 domain-containing protein: protein MPRSSLTASAEGTQQARKALKRLSLTQRSLVNERGVASWSTVNNFFNGKPVQREIFMTICEELDLKWQDIVMPFSEDEETQQLTPLDQLWQQLTALGSLTEQMGLVVVKEKTLSWGTEIPSRYEKSVNLGNYIQFEVNFEIPGYLILIQKDTSGQIWCFCPSCFAPQSKLETGKTSLPQKGSPITAFPMEGKPGKEQVLAVLTQKEPNLQWLPQGNENPLELVEAHLTQLIEFVNQSEDSQVLYTEYTVN from the coding sequence ATGCCTAGAAGTTCTCTCACCGCATCCGCAGAAGGTACGCAACAGGCTAGAAAAGCTTTAAAACGGTTAAGCTTGACCCAGAGATCTCTGGTAAATGAGAGAGGAGTTGCATCTTGGTCTACAGTCAATAACTTTTTCAACGGTAAACCCGTTCAAAGGGAGATATTTATGACAATTTGTGAAGAACTCGACTTAAAGTGGCAAGATATTGTTATGCCATTTTCAGAAGATGAAGAGACCCAACAGCTAACACCTCTCGACCAACTTTGGCAACAACTCACAGCACTTGGCTCTCTTACAGAACAAATGGGACTTGTTGTCGTCAAAGAAAAAACATTAAGTTGGGGAACGGAAATACCCAGTCGTTACGAAAAATCTGTAAATTTAGGTAATTATATTCAATTTGAAGTCAATTTTGAAATACCTGGATACTTAATATTAATCCAAAAAGATACATCAGGACAAATTTGGTGTTTTTGTCCATCATGTTTCGCACCTCAAAGTAAGCTAGAAACAGGCAAAACAAGCCTACCCCAAAAAGGTTCCCCCATCACTGCATTTCCTATGGAAGGTAAACCAGGAAAAGAACAGGTTTTAGCAGTCCTGACTCAGAAAGAGCCTAATTTGCAATGGCTACCCCAAGGAAACGAAAATCCCCTGGAATTAGTAGAAGCTCATCTCACACAATTAATAGAATTTGTTAATCAAAGTGAAGACTCTCAAGTTTTATACACAGAATATACAGTAAATTAA
- the cas1 gene encoding CRISPR-associated endonuclease Cas1, with translation MSTIYITDPNASFKLQNKYLKVFQQERQRFLIRISNISQFIIFGNIKLPKDIVQIIRLNQIPVLYLTQTGEYIGRVENPSPVQTQYLTYQRQRLRDTEFNRATAESIIWAKLHNQHAFLQNWTRQYTFQNTDPTIKRTLNYLELLMDNLSVAPSINELHEYIHEADSIHYSAIAYLLAFHNQCPPITTKQINKFLTLGHQLLHQYVYTHLQTAGLHPDYGILYCDRDRELPLAWDLSAEFRAPIVDDMVLHFTRHLANTNGNGKKSYTLIQRFLQHWEGKLKTFVLHPYAGEVTYRQCIDLQVREYISSLIGDVEYYRPLALKFHPNPLNFTNIAETQKPILTLVK, from the coding sequence ATGTCTACTATATACATCACAGATCCAAATGCCTCATTCAAACTTCAAAACAAGTACTTGAAGGTATTTCAACAAGAGAGACAACGTTTCTTAATCCGCATTAGCAATATTAGTCAATTCATCATCTTTGGTAATATCAAATTGCCAAAAGATATCGTGCAGATTATCCGGTTAAATCAAATTCCCGTCTTGTATTTAACCCAAACTGGTGAATATATCGGACGTGTAGAAAACCCCTCTCCAGTCCAAACTCAATACTTAACTTACCAGCGCCAACGCCTGCGTGATACTGAATTTAACCGCGCTACAGCAGAAAGTATAATTTGGGCAAAATTGCACAATCAACACGCTTTTCTGCAAAATTGGACTCGTCAGTACACATTCCAAAATACCGATCCCACAATCAAACGCACATTAAATTACTTGGAATTGTTGATGGATAACCTATCAGTTGCACCATCCATTAACGAATTGCACGAGTATATTCACGAAGCAGACAGTATTCACTATTCTGCTATTGCTTACCTACTCGCCTTCCATAACCAATGTCCCCCCATAACAACAAAACAAATTAACAAATTCTTAACTCTGGGACATCAACTCTTACATCAATATGTTTACACCCATCTCCAAACCGCAGGACTTCACCCAGATTATGGAATTTTATACTGCGATCGCGATCGCGAACTTCCTTTAGCATGGGACTTGAGTGCAGAATTTCGCGCACCCATAGTTGATGACATGGTGTTGCATTTTACCCGTCATCTTGCTAACACTAATGGAAATGGGAAGAAATCTTACACTCTTATCCAACGCTTTCTGCAACATTGGGAAGGAAAATTGAAAACTTTCGTACTGCATCCCTATGCTGGAGAAGTCACTTACCGTCAATGTATAGATTTGCAGGTAAGGGAATATATTTCATCTTTGATAGGTGATGTAGAATATTACCGCCCCTTGGCATTAAAATTTCACCCAAATCCTCTCAATTTCACCAATATCGCTGAAACCCAGAAACCGATACTAACCTTGGTGAAGTAG
- the cas1 gene encoding CRISPR-associated endonuclease Cas1, translating into MISTVRDRIVQRSLLDDLYFPLEDTFLDCSYAYRPGHNIQQAVQHLYGYYKYQPKWVIKTDIADFFDSLSWALLLTALEELRLEAIILQLLEQHLKAGILINGQYRNFGKGVLQGGILSGALANLYLTDFDRKCLNQGMNLVRYGDDLVVACSTFSEANRILDKIIAWLGEIYLTLQPEKTQIFSPDDEFTFLGYRFAKGEVYAPPPPEPVREGEWVINDSGTPYFRRKPRPTKPVSRPPKACSIGKPINFPRATLSHYWQDFMSTLYITDQGAYLSVKNQQFQVFYQGELKIKVPVVRVSNIVMFGCCNVSHGAVSMALIRRIPIMYLSQKGRYFGHTAVQGSAKVEYLTRQVQCCENPVFTRQQAEAIVAAKLHNSRILLMRLNRRRETELATQAIDLMDVLIDSLPKADSMDALRGYEGKAATIYFQALGSLFTGFFAFDKRTKRPPTDPINSLMSLGYTLLSQQVFSFVQSVGLHTHFGNLHTPRDNHPALVSDLMEEFRAQVVDSFVSYIVNKKILTPEDFTPPDERGGVYLQASALKKYLKHWEEKLQSETTHPNTGYKVAYRRCIELQVREYVACLTGEVEVYRPMTWKL; encoded by the coding sequence ATGATTTCAACCGTGCGCGATCGCATTGTTCAGCGATCGCTACTCGATGACTTGTATTTTCCCTTAGAAGATACATTTCTGGATTGTAGTTACGCTTATCGTCCAGGACACAATATTCAGCAAGCGGTACAGCATTTATATGGATACTACAAGTATCAACCCAAATGGGTTATCAAAACAGATATCGCTGATTTTTTTGACAGTCTTTCTTGGGCGTTATTGTTAACGGCGTTGGAGGAATTGCGGCTTGAAGCAATTATACTGCAGTTGCTCGAACAGCATCTGAAAGCGGGCATCCTCATTAACGGACAATACCGCAACTTTGGCAAAGGAGTCTTGCAAGGCGGTATCCTTTCTGGGGCGTTAGCTAATTTATACCTGACTGATTTTGATAGAAAATGCCTCAACCAGGGGATGAATTTAGTGAGGTACGGTGATGATTTGGTGGTCGCTTGTAGTACTTTCTCAGAAGCTAACCGTATTCTTGACAAAATTATTGCTTGGTTGGGAGAGATTTATTTAACTCTCCAACCTGAAAAAACACAGATTTTTAGTCCTGATGATGAGTTTACCTTTTTAGGTTATCGCTTTGCTAAGGGTGAAGTTTACGCACCACCTCCACCAGAACCAGTACGGGAAGGGGAATGGGTTATTAATGATTCTGGTACGCCTTATTTTCGCCGCAAACCAAGACCAACAAAACCCGTTTCCCGTCCTCCCAAAGCTTGCAGTATTGGCAAACCTATCAATTTTCCCAGAGCAACACTTTCACATTACTGGCAGGATTTTATGAGCACATTATATATCACAGACCAAGGTGCTTACTTAAGTGTTAAGAATCAGCAATTTCAGGTATTTTATCAAGGGGAACTCAAAATTAAAGTTCCAGTTGTGCGAGTGAGTAATATTGTGATGTTTGGTTGTTGTAATGTTTCTCACGGTGCGGTGAGTATGGCGCTAATACGACGGATACCAATTATGTATCTTTCGCAAAAAGGGAGATACTTTGGACATACTGCTGTACAAGGAAGTGCCAAAGTAGAATATTTGACACGACAAGTCCAGTGTTGCGAAAACCCAGTGTTTACTCGCCAACAAGCAGAAGCGATCGTTGCTGCAAAACTCCATAACTCTCGCATTTTGTTGATGCGTTTAAATCGTCGTCGGGAAACAGAACTTGCAACACAAGCGATCGACTTGATGGATGTTTTAATCGATAGCTTACCCAAAGCAGATAGCATGGATGCGCTGCGCGGATATGAAGGAAAGGCTGCTACGATATATTTCCAGGCGTTAGGTTCTTTATTTACTGGTTTCTTTGCTTTCGATAAACGCACCAAACGTCCGCCGACTGACCCAATTAATAGTTTAATGAGTTTGGGCTACACTTTATTGAGTCAACAAGTCTTTTCTTTTGTTCAATCTGTTGGACTGCATACGCATTTTGGAAATTTACATACTCCCCGTGATAACCATCCAGCTTTGGTGAGTGATTTGATGGAGGAGTTCCGCGCTCAGGTTGTGGATTCGTTTGTCAGTTATATTGTGAATAAAAAAATATTAACTCCTGAAGATTTTACTCCTCCTGACGAGCGCGGAGGTGTATACTTACAAGCAAGTGCGTTGAAGAAGTATCTCAAGCATTGGGAAGAGAAATTACAGTCTGAAACGACGCATCCCAATACTGGGTATAAGGTGGCTTATCGTCGTTGTATTGAGTTACAGGTGCGGGAGTATGTTGCTTGTTTAACGGGTGAGGTTGAAGTTTATCGTCCCATGACTTGGAAACTGTAA
- the cas2 gene encoding CRISPR-associated endonuclease Cas2, protein MFYLVCYDIVSDTRRNKVSKLLESYGFRVQKSVFECVLDEKQFESVSKYLTRLVNRREDQVRFYPMTAHSRCKVAVVGTQPELSIDDAAFIV, encoded by the coding sequence ATGTTTTACTTAGTTTGCTACGACATTGTTAGTGACACCCGTCGCAATAAAGTGTCAAAACTCCTTGAAAGCTATGGGTTTCGCGTGCAAAAGTCTGTGTTTGAGTGTGTCTTGGATGAGAAGCAATTTGAAAGCGTATCCAAATACCTGACACGACTTGTGAACCGACGCGAAGACCAAGTGAGATTTTATCCCATGACTGCACACAGTCGTTGCAAAGTTGCAGTCGTAGGAACGCAACCTGAATTGAGCATTGATGATGCAGCATTTATAGTTTAG